A section of the Gloeobacter violaceus PCC 7421 genome encodes:
- a CDS encoding IPT/TIG domain-containing protein has product MRNAFLSRWRAALRRAVCLLVLFVYCGGFALQAASASVDVVSGHYAYDTVDLVLGGRYPLMLQRHYQSSEQDRTPLTSYPGPFGPGTHMGLYSLRAAPVLDVAGQITKVRLSLPTGGAQLFATGVSGAPAGSYGNANPSDPIRGSFTVSGNATSSTLVLTLESGLVLSFSATLSGTRQLNSLTDRFGKAITFSYSGNNLTRVQDPFGRRIDFTYDATFTHQVRTATLYDNQGAVGGSVLYEYNSAGDLQYFHNAMDGQSVNNPDGTTRTVNGLTTYEYQNHYLTKITDPRGTVRLTNSYENFNTSGQAGRVTLQTLPGMDGRPGANGDQYTADDVLAQYVYSTGSTAVNDALYKTSDKQNWDKVTYNFDASTQQITAFSYAIDAAATYGFEYDPSTRDLTRFTNAYGQQTRFDYDGSYFRHLSGIELADSGRTSYSFTAPFGQIDSVTTPNNQSTYYEYNDPAGSYENSGYKGSLKSIADQLPENTSFEAYNPYGQATRVVDGQGRTTEFEYFDYPNNYITPGTANQDPHYITDPSGVQTCFRYDTLSRLKAVFYCYQFEQTNRWTEYSYDTLNRLIKITSPSDASNTRRITEFTYDDNSNVTSVKAPNGVLTTYTYDPMDRVATRAQAGRTEYFSYNNLGLLSKYKNARGQETLYEYGSKQRLRYVTFADGTKLTYSYNTLDQVASITDSSDASGARNVYFEYFTGTDQVSRLKTERIGTGETVRYFYDASGNLTSIKKGTSDASATPLINYDYKDDDASLATAGLCGNSTCDQNNAVVGFEYDPDGSLKSINYPNSIKEELFYNDGGEVERALFSGPGGTLLREIAYQYDYSTRGYLTSRTESGPSTPSVATSQSYSYNETGELTGATTPAGNYTNAYDKDGNLTSSSRPGASTTPSYEAGTNRMTAFEGGTLIYDGSGNLVEQNVGSTKVTFTYNARNQLSSYTNNAGFTVSFVYDALGRRMGKTISGTTTSYLLSGNQVIEQKTGSTTRRYLVGLGLDEVFMSREGSTDEYLLHDPLNNSVVAAVNGSTQAIKTGYGYSPFGQVTASNTSSNNLWLFAGAEAVNSASVVYHMRSRYYHAGNQRFMAEDPIGFAGGDTNLYRYLGNAPVTTSDPTGLRPDVRPRGVATLPGLSISTPEAPRATGAAESISKERATLSPSTISRPVERLAQSAQTKSVKLGQPGSRTDTAPGQDTLDCTPLPLTVVAGQSLGNICGYFEGPNSDLVDGSVRVSPSASGLSASISPDPVYVYSTFTVRVQTSTATPPGVYTLTADGYSVYDGTYYQPDSVTFEVLPPAPQINSISPGRGVTGSTVTLSGANLNYAPTVQFDNRLTATITSTSASEIKAIVPSGLPSYYGVPVNVTTKSGTSNNATFTVIVPPSISSFSPSSGKAGDNIAVTGADFYNLYGAAFNGTAASILSVSSSGTQMNLSVPSGASSGPISVSTEAGTATSPSSFTVNAPPSVSSLSPTAGAVGASVTVNGSNFTGASSVKFNATAAGFSVVSASQISATVPTGATDGAVSVTTAGGTASGGFFDVQATPTINSSGGVVGNPGSGVLSASASDTVLINGTNLNTLNSVTINGIAAYAVAVSATQIQVSLPENATTGPLVVQAAGVNLTASSSFKVNASTAPPSAHLDLVGVLGALQLLADVGGLIPGLNVPSAVLGIGASIVLGDAASAAGFGLTFLPFGGFAKAGVGLFKARTGLRNGIVAASRACGCFAEGTEVQTETGTKAIEKVEPGEKVLARNEKTGEQNLRRVQSTFQFDDRPVYRLELRETGGQGERDTLTVTGEHPFFLKDKGWTAAERLRSGERVQAVDGKWLRVVGLQPQQQRARTYNLEVEGEHTFFVGDTRAWVHNECLPTGLASQYLDVTRRKTTTRNIRTDVSVDEFRENLLDNGFAELPAIEALKGDILRFSKGATEYYLRSFSKSGPPTAELLVNGEQVLKLRLK; this is encoded by the coding sequence ATGAGAAATGCCTTCCTGAGTCGTTGGCGTGCGGCTTTGCGGCGCGCTGTCTGCCTGCTGGTGTTGTTCGTCTACTGCGGTGGTTTCGCGCTGCAGGCGGCGAGCGCCTCGGTGGATGTTGTCAGTGGCCACTACGCCTACGACACGGTGGACTTGGTCCTGGGCGGGCGCTACCCGCTGATGCTCCAGCGGCACTACCAGAGTTCCGAGCAAGACCGCACGCCGCTCACTTCTTATCCTGGTCCCTTTGGCCCCGGTACCCACATGGGCCTCTACAGCCTGCGCGCCGCCCCGGTGCTCGATGTTGCCGGGCAGATCACCAAGGTGCGGCTGTCCCTGCCCACCGGCGGGGCGCAGCTGTTTGCCACTGGGGTGAGCGGTGCTCCTGCGGGTTCCTACGGCAACGCCAACCCCAGCGACCCGATTCGCGGCTCGTTTACCGTGAGCGGCAACGCCACAAGCAGCACGCTGGTGCTGACGCTCGAAAGCGGTCTGGTGCTGAGCTTTTCTGCGACCCTGAGCGGCACGCGCCAGCTCAACAGCCTCACCGACCGATTTGGCAAGGCGATCACCTTTAGCTACAGCGGCAACAACCTCACCCGCGTGCAAGATCCGTTTGGGCGGCGCATCGACTTTACCTACGACGCAACTTTTACCCACCAGGTGCGCACCGCAACGCTCTACGACAACCAGGGTGCCGTCGGCGGCAGTGTGCTTTACGAATACAACAGTGCCGGGGACTTGCAATATTTTCACAACGCCATGGACGGCCAGTCGGTGAACAACCCGGACGGCACCACGCGCACCGTCAACGGCCTGACCACCTACGAATATCAAAATCACTATTTGACGAAGATCACCGACCCGCGCGGCACCGTGCGGCTGACCAACAGTTACGAGAATTTCAACACCAGTGGACAGGCAGGACGGGTCACTCTGCAAACTTTGCCGGGTATGGACGGCAGACCCGGTGCCAACGGCGACCAGTACACCGCCGACGATGTGCTCGCCCAGTACGTCTACAGCACCGGCAGCACGGCGGTCAACGACGCCCTCTACAAGACTTCCGACAAACAAAATTGGGATAAAGTTACTTATAATTTTGATGCCTCGACGCAGCAGATTACCGCTTTCAGCTACGCCATCGATGCCGCTGCGACCTACGGTTTCGAGTACGATCCGAGCACGCGGGATCTGACGCGTTTTACCAACGCCTACGGCCAGCAGACTCGTTTCGATTACGACGGAAGCTACTTTCGCCACTTGAGCGGCATCGAACTGGCGGATTCCGGACGGACTTCCTACAGTTTCACAGCCCCCTTTGGACAGATCGACAGCGTTACGACGCCCAACAACCAATCGACCTACTACGAGTACAATGACCCGGCGGGCAGCTACGAGAACAGCGGCTACAAAGGTTCGCTCAAATCGATCGCCGACCAGTTGCCTGAGAACACCTCTTTTGAAGCTTACAATCCCTACGGTCAGGCGACGCGGGTGGTGGACGGCCAGGGCCGCACCACCGAGTTCGAGTACTTCGATTACCCGAACAACTACATCACACCGGGGACCGCCAACCAGGATCCGCATTATATTACCGACCCTTCGGGGGTGCAGACCTGTTTTCGTTACGACACCCTCTCGCGCCTCAAAGCGGTCTTTTATTGCTATCAGTTCGAGCAGACCAATCGCTGGACCGAATACAGCTACGACACGCTCAACCGGCTCATCAAGATCACCAGCCCGAGCGATGCAAGCAACACTCGGCGCATCACCGAATTTACCTACGACGACAACTCGAACGTCACCAGTGTCAAAGCCCCCAACGGCGTGCTGACCACCTACACTTACGACCCCATGGACCGGGTGGCCACCCGCGCCCAGGCAGGCCGCACCGAGTACTTTTCTTACAACAATCTTGGTTTGCTGAGCAAGTACAAAAACGCCCGGGGTCAAGAAACGCTGTACGAGTACGGTTCCAAGCAGCGCCTGCGCTACGTCACTTTTGCCGACGGTACCAAGCTCACCTACTCCTACAACACCCTGGACCAGGTGGCCTCGATCACCGATAGTAGCGACGCTTCCGGCGCCCGCAACGTCTATTTCGAGTACTTTACCGGCACTGACCAAGTCAGCCGCCTGAAAACCGAGCGGATCGGCACGGGCGAGACAGTCAGATACTTCTATGACGCTTCCGGTAACCTCACGTCGATCAAAAAGGGGACCAGCGACGCCAGCGCCACCCCACTCATCAACTACGACTACAAAGACGACGACGCCAGTCTGGCGACAGCTGGGTTGTGCGGCAATAGCACCTGCGACCAAAACAACGCCGTGGTCGGTTTCGAGTACGACCCGGACGGTTCGCTCAAGTCCATCAACTACCCCAACAGCATCAAAGAAGAACTGTTCTACAACGACGGCGGCGAGGTGGAGCGGGCGCTCTTTAGCGGTCCGGGGGGTACACTGCTTCGGGAAATCGCATACCAGTACGACTATTCGACGCGCGGCTATTTGACTAGCCGCACCGAATCGGGGCCTTCGACGCCGAGTGTGGCCACCTCCCAGAGCTACAGCTACAACGAGACCGGGGAATTGACCGGGGCCACCACCCCGGCGGGCAACTATACCAACGCCTACGACAAAGACGGCAATTTGACTTCCAGCAGTCGGCCGGGCGCTTCGACCACACCAAGTTACGAAGCGGGCACCAACCGGATGACCGCCTTCGAAGGGGGCACGCTTATCTACGACGGGAGCGGCAACCTCGTCGAGCAGAACGTCGGCTCCACCAAGGTGACTTTCACCTACAACGCCCGCAACCAGCTGAGCAGCTACACCAACAACGCCGGCTTTACGGTCAGTTTTGTCTACGACGCGCTCGGGCGGCGCATGGGCAAGACCATCAGCGGCACGACCACCAGCTATTTGCTGAGCGGCAACCAGGTCATCGAGCAAAAAACCGGTTCGACGACGCGGCGCTATCTGGTGGGCCTGGGTCTCGATGAGGTGTTCATGAGCCGCGAGGGGAGCACCGACGAGTATCTGCTGCACGACCCGCTCAACAATTCGGTCGTCGCGGCGGTCAACGGCTCGACCCAGGCAATCAAGACCGGCTACGGCTATTCGCCCTTCGGTCAGGTCACTGCCAGCAACACCAGCAGCAACAACCTGTGGCTGTTTGCCGGAGCGGAGGCGGTCAACAGCGCCAGCGTCGTCTACCACATGCGCTCGCGCTACTACCACGCGGGCAACCAGCGGTTTATGGCCGAGGACCCGATTGGTTTTGCCGGTGGGGACACCAATCTGTACCGCTATCTGGGCAACGCTCCTGTGACGACGAGCGACCCGACCGGCCTGAGGCCCGATGTGCGCCCGCGCGGGGTGGCAACGTTGCCCGGATTGAGCATCAGTACCCCCGAGGCTCCGCGTGCTACCGGGGCAGCCGAGAGCATCTCGAAAGAACGGGCCACCCTTTCGCCTTCAACAATCTCCCGGCCGGTCGAGCGGCTGGCCCAGTCCGCCCAGACCAAGTCCGTCAAATTGGGCCAGCCCGGCTCCAGAACCGACACCGCCCCCGGTCAGGATACGCTCGATTGCACGCCTTTGCCGCTGACGGTCGTGGCGGGCCAGAGCCTGGGCAACATCTGCGGTTATTTCGAAGGGCCGAACAGCGACCTGGTCGATGGCAGCGTCCGGGTCTCGCCGAGTGCCTCCGGGCTGAGCGCGAGCATCAGTCCGGATCCGGTGTATGTTTACAGCACTTTCACCGTCAGGGTGCAGACGAGCACCGCCACGCCACCGGGGGTCTACACCCTGACGGCCGACGGCTACTCGGTGTATGACGGCACCTACTACCAGCCCGATTCGGTCACTTTCGAGGTGCTGCCGCCCGCACCGCAAATCAACAGCATCAGTCCTGGCCGGGGAGTGACAGGTTCCACTGTTACCCTCAGCGGCGCCAATCTCAATTACGCCCCGACCGTCCAATTCGATAACCGCCTTACCGCCACGATCACTTCCACTTCGGCAAGCGAAATCAAGGCGATTGTGCCTTCGGGCTTGCCGAGTTACTACGGCGTGCCGGTGAATGTCACCACCAAAAGCGGCACTTCCAACAATGCGACGTTCACGGTGATTGTGCCGCCGTCGATCTCAAGCTTCAGCCCGAGCAGCGGCAAGGCCGGGGACAACATCGCCGTCACCGGCGCGGATTTTTACAACCTGTACGGCGCGGCCTTCAACGGCACGGCCGCTTCGATTCTCTCGGTGTCCTCCTCGGGCACCCAGATGAACCTGTCGGTGCCCTCAGGTGCTTCCAGTGGTCCGATCAGCGTTTCGACGGAGGCGGGCACGGCCACCAGCCCCAGCAGCTTCACGGTCAACGCCCCCCCGTCGGTCAGTTCCCTGTCGCCTACGGCCGGGGCGGTCGGGGCGAGTGTGACGGTCAACGGCTCAAACTTCACAGGCGCCTCCTCGGTCAAGTTCAACGCTACTGCCGCCGGCTTTTCGGTTGTCTCCGCAAGCCAAATCTCGGCAACGGTGCCCACCGGTGCCACCGACGGGGCAGTCTCGGTCACCACGGCGGGAGGGACAGCCAGCGGCGGCTTCTTCGACGTACAGGCCACCCCGACGATCAATTCCTCCGGGGGCGTGGTCGGCAATCCGGGCAGCGGTGTCTTGAGCGCCAGCGCCTCCGACACCGTGCTCATCAACGGGACCAATCTCAACACCCTCAACTCGGTGACCATCAACGGCATCGCGGCTTATGCCGTTGCCGTCAGTGCCACCCAGATCCAGGTCTCCTTGCCTGAGAACGCCACGACTGGGCCTTTGGTGGTCCAGGCAGCCGGGGTGAATCTAACGGCCTCGTCGAGTTTCAAGGTCAACGCCTCGACGGCTCCCCCCTCGGCGCATCTGGATCTGGTGGGCGTGCTTGGGGCGTTGCAGTTGCTGGCGGATGTCGGTGGGCTGATCCCTGGACTGAACGTGCCCTCCGCTGTGCTGGGTATCGGCGCTTCGATTGTGCTCGGAGACGCAGCCAGTGCGGCCGGGTTCGGGCTGACATTCTTGCCCTTCGGCGGGTTTGCCAAAGCCGGGGTGGGTCTATTCAAAGCCAGAACTGGTCTGAGAAATGGGATTGTCGCTGCGAGCCGGGCATGCGGGTGTTTTGCCGAAGGCACCGAGGTCCAAACCGAGACCGGGACCAAAGCGATTGAGAAGGTCGAACCTGGCGAGAAAGTCCTCGCCAGGAACGAAAAGACCGGCGAGCAGAATTTGCGCAGGGTCCAGAGCACTTTCCAGTTCGACGATAGGCCCGTTTACCGGTTGGAGTTGCGCGAAACGGGTGGGCAGGGTGAGCGCGACACGCTGACGGTGACCGGGGAGCACCCGTTCTTCCTCAAAGACAAGGGCTGGACAGCGGCAGAGCGACTGAGAAGCGGGGAGCGGGTGCAGGCGGTCGATGGCAAGTGGCTGCGGGTCGTTGGATTGCAGCCGCAACAGCAGAGGGCAAGGACGTACAATCTGGAGGTCGAGGGGGAGCACACCTTCTTCGTCGGCGACACCCGGGCCTGGGTGCACAACGAGTGTCTGCCGACCGGCTTGGCTTCTCAATACTTGGACGTGACGCGGCGAAAAACTACTACCAGAAATATCCGAACGGATGTATCTGTTGATGAATTTAGGGAGAACCTGTTGGATAATGGATTCGCCGAACTGCCAGCAATTGAAGCGTTGAAAGGAGATATATTGCGCTTCTCAAAAGGGGCTACTGAGTACTATCTGCGCAGTTTTTCGAAATCTGGTCCCCCAACTGCCGAACTCCTAGTCAACGGTGAGCAGGTACTAAAGCTGCGGCTTAAATAG
- a CDS encoding YncE family protein, with protein sequence MQGFWGKVVLVAGTAWILGWQATAAWSATGYLLVPKAQEVRRVDLETGKLAGTLNLPVGNVYHNAARTADGQLLVAGDGAVSLIDAEGRLVEQIPLPAPVVSASFKKSDSDIPVLQASEAQTRRLVGFDYSPRTRTAYLGIQSEEVTTLYRVDPVARTVQVFATLKDIANPKDLVVTADGLRVYVSAVDLLPEPAARVYSINPVTGAVSAPLEAAFDPARPQMALSRDGNLLYLMAADDSLIVVNTRSNTAVRRLRIAGASKKEARIQRVLGALDNRHLWVLTNRRMLLWDPFNARAVLDKALPVAAMDVAMSADKGRLWSLHPPGGEGKPAEVRAWDSTKDSLPAAGSFSDAVSGGNRLLLAEPPDPAAALSLPRVAVVGFETGQPRYGRYPNVADVISGDLLWTRRYEIVPPLQVQSVLDSLELSRNQVMGNPDAIRQVATLLGADIILAGEPIGVDMPNRSLEALSSLISPIAAFLVPQFFQPRVFSRAEAFDATGKSLWKGDVVNSDSAFFAGKTDTVLLANALVITAHDIANKFSKGIYNEIKQKGWRTDLPPLLKNDALKDVKRVALLGPEVGPNSSLFNEVTNTPESLGQLIAPRLGDALGWEVEGPDEALSQLAQLGLEPAQILTTDPKLLARALGVDAVMLGLVRSSTYISGGFVGLSQNAAADVVLQFELVDQQGRVLWKDIQVRNITVGDAQGSALRQAAKAIVERLEQGIEQAEGPDKNQRS encoded by the coding sequence GTGCAAGGCTTCTGGGGCAAGGTAGTGCTGGTGGCGGGCACGGCGTGGATTTTGGGGTGGCAAGCCACTGCGGCCTGGAGCGCCACGGGCTATCTGCTGGTTCCTAAAGCCCAGGAAGTCCGCCGGGTGGATCTGGAGACCGGCAAGCTCGCCGGGACGCTGAACCTGCCGGTGGGCAACGTCTACCACAACGCCGCGCGCACGGCGGACGGTCAGTTGCTGGTGGCGGGCGACGGGGCGGTGAGCCTCATCGACGCCGAGGGGCGCCTGGTGGAGCAGATCCCTTTGCCGGCGCCGGTGGTCTCCGCGAGCTTCAAAAAAAGCGACTCCGACATCCCGGTGCTGCAGGCGAGCGAAGCGCAGACGCGGCGGCTGGTGGGCTTCGACTACAGCCCGCGCACCCGCACCGCCTACTTGGGCATCCAAAGTGAGGAAGTGACCACCCTCTACCGCGTCGACCCGGTGGCGCGCACGGTGCAGGTCTTCGCTACCCTCAAAGACATCGCCAACCCCAAAGATCTGGTGGTGACCGCCGACGGTCTGCGCGTGTACGTCTCGGCGGTCGACTTGTTGCCCGAGCCCGCCGCGCGCGTCTATTCGATCAACCCGGTGACCGGGGCGGTGAGCGCCCCGCTGGAGGCGGCCTTCGACCCGGCCCGACCCCAGATGGCCCTCAGCCGCGACGGCAACTTGCTCTATCTGATGGCGGCCGACGACAGCCTGATCGTGGTCAACACCCGCTCCAACACCGCCGTGCGCCGATTGCGCATCGCCGGGGCCTCCAAAAAGGAGGCCCGCATCCAGCGGGTCTTGGGCGCCCTCGACAATCGCCATCTCTGGGTACTCACCAACCGCCGGATGCTGCTGTGGGACCCGTTCAACGCCCGGGCGGTGCTCGACAAGGCGTTGCCGGTGGCGGCGATGGATGTGGCGATGAGTGCCGACAAGGGCCGACTCTGGTCGCTGCACCCGCCTGGCGGCGAGGGCAAACCCGCCGAAGTGCGCGCCTGGGACAGCACCAAAGACAGCCTGCCGGCGGCGGGGAGCTTTAGCGACGCCGTCTCCGGGGGCAACCGGCTGCTGCTTGCCGAGCCCCCCGACCCGGCTGCCGCTTTGAGCCTGCCGCGGGTGGCGGTGGTCGGCTTCGAGACGGGCCAGCCGCGCTACGGCCGCTATCCCAACGTCGCCGATGTGATTAGCGGCGATCTGCTCTGGACCCGGCGCTATGAGATCGTGCCGCCTTTGCAGGTGCAATCGGTGCTCGATAGCCTTGAGCTGAGCCGCAATCAGGTGATGGGCAACCCCGACGCCATTCGTCAGGTGGCCACACTGCTCGGGGCGGACATCATCCTGGCGGGCGAACCGATCGGCGTCGATATGCCCAACCGCAGCCTCGAAGCGCTCAGCTCGCTCATCAGCCCGATCGCCGCTTTTCTGGTGCCGCAGTTTTTTCAGCCCAGGGTCTTCAGCCGCGCCGAAGCGTTCGATGCGACGGGCAAATCCCTCTGGAAGGGCGATGTGGTCAACTCCGACAGCGCTTTTTTTGCCGGCAAGACCGACACGGTGCTTCTGGCCAACGCCCTGGTGATTACCGCCCACGACATCGCCAACAAGTTCTCCAAAGGCATCTACAACGAGATCAAACAAAAAGGCTGGCGCACCGACTTGCCGCCGCTGCTCAAAAACGATGCCCTCAAAGACGTCAAGCGCGTCGCCCTGCTGGGTCCGGAGGTCGGTCCCAATTCATCGCTATTCAACGAAGTCACCAATACCCCCGAAAGCCTCGGGCAACTGATTGCCCCCCGCCTGGGCGACGCCCTCGGTTGGGAGGTCGAAGGCCCGGACGAGGCGCTCTCGCAACTGGCCCAACTCGGTTTGGAACCGGCGCAGATCCTTACTACCGACCCGAAACTGTTGGCGCGCGCCCTCGGGGTGGACGCGGTGATGCTCGGGCTGGTGCGCAGTTCGACGTATATCTCCGGCGGTTTTGTGGGCTTGTCGCAGAACGCGGCGGCGGATGTGGTGCTGCAGTTCGAACTGGTCGATCAGCAGGGACGGGTGCTCTGGAAGGATATTCAGGTGCGCAACATTACCGTGGGCGATGCGCAAGGCAGTGCGCTCAGACAGGCGGCCAAGGCGATTGTCGAGCGGCTCGAACAGGGCATCGAGCAGGCCGAGGGACCCGACAAAAACCAGCGCTCTTAA
- the bchB gene encoding ferredoxin:protochlorophyllide reductase (ATP-dependent) subunit B, protein MKLAYWMYAGPAHIGTLRIATSFKNVHAIMHAPLGDDYFNVMRSMLERERDFTPVTASVVDRKVLGRGSQDKVVTNIVRKDQEEAPDLIVLTPTCTSSILQEDLQNFVARAQEQSKADVLLADVNHYRYNEFTAADRTLTQIVSYYIEKLAGNLPARSEKPTANILGISTLGFHNHHDCRELKQLLADLGVEVNVVAPEGCSVHDIQKMPSAWFNVVPYRELGRGAAEYLQRQTGQPLIDITPMGILQTARFIRAVQQILNTQGARVEYEEYIRSQTLFVSQAAWFSRSIDCQNLQGKRAVVYGDLTHAAAMTRILAREMGVRVVWAGTFCKYDAEWFKAEVADLCDEVLISDDHAEVGDRIAAAEPAAIFGTQMERHIGKRLNIPCGVISSPIHIQNFPVGYRPFLGYEGTNQIADLVYNSFTLGMEDHLLEVFGGHDTKEVITKTMTAQSDLEWDEAATRELAKIPGFVRSKVKRNTEKFARESGRDKITLEVMYAAKEAAGA, encoded by the coding sequence ATGAAACTTGCCTACTGGATGTATGCCGGCCCCGCCCACATCGGCACCCTGCGCATCGCCACCTCCTTCAAGAACGTCCATGCGATCATGCACGCGCCTTTGGGTGACGATTACTTCAACGTCATGCGCTCGATGCTCGAGCGCGAGCGCGACTTTACCCCGGTCACCGCCTCGGTGGTCGACCGCAAGGTGCTCGGCCGCGGCTCCCAGGACAAAGTGGTCACCAACATCGTGCGCAAGGACCAGGAGGAAGCCCCCGATCTGATCGTGCTCACCCCCACCTGCACCTCGTCGATCCTCCAGGAGGATTTGCAGAATTTTGTGGCCCGCGCCCAGGAGCAGTCCAAAGCCGACGTGCTGTTGGCCGACGTCAACCACTACCGGTACAACGAGTTCACCGCGGCGGACCGGACGTTGACGCAGATCGTCAGCTACTACATCGAGAAACTGGCAGGTAATCTCCCGGCCCGCAGCGAAAAGCCCACAGCCAACATCCTGGGCATCTCGACGCTCGGATTTCACAACCACCACGACTGCCGCGAATTGAAGCAGTTGCTGGCAGATTTGGGCGTCGAGGTGAACGTCGTCGCCCCGGAAGGCTGCTCGGTGCACGACATCCAGAAGATGCCCAGCGCCTGGTTCAACGTCGTGCCTTACCGCGAACTGGGCCGCGGCGCCGCCGAGTACCTCCAGCGGCAAACCGGCCAGCCTTTGATCGACATCACCCCGATGGGCATCCTGCAGACCGCCCGCTTCATCCGGGCCGTCCAGCAGATCCTGAATACTCAGGGCGCTCGGGTCGAATACGAAGAGTATATTCGTTCGCAAACATTATTCGTCTCCCAGGCCGCCTGGTTCTCGCGCTCGATTGACTGCCAGAACCTTCAGGGCAAGCGCGCCGTGGTCTACGGCGACCTTACCCACGCCGCCGCCATGACCCGCATCCTCGCGCGCGAGATGGGCGTGCGCGTCGTCTGGGCGGGGACATTTTGCAAGTACGATGCCGAGTGGTTCAAAGCGGAAGTGGCGGATCTGTGCGACGAGGTGCTCATCTCGGACGATCACGCCGAAGTGGGCGACCGCATCGCCGCAGCCGAACCCGCCGCCATCTTCGGCACCCAGATGGAGCGCCACATCGGCAAGCGCCTCAACATCCCCTGCGGGGTGATCTCTTCTCCCATCCACATCCAGAACTTTCCGGTGGGCTACCGGCCGTTCCTGGGCTACGAAGGCACCAACCAGATAGCCGACCTGGTCTACAACTCCTTCACCCTCGGTATGGAGGATCACCTGCTGGAGGTGTTCGGGGGCCACGACACCAAAGAAGTGATCACCAAGACGATGACCGCCCAGAGCGATCTCGAGTGGGACGAAGCCGCTACCCGCGAACTGGCCAAGATCCCCGGCTTCGTGCGCTCCAAAGTCAAGCGCAACACCGAAAAATTCGCCCGCGAAAGCGGCCGGGACAAGATTACCCTCGAAGTGATGTACGCTGCCAAAGAAGCGGCGGGGGCGTAG
- a CDS encoding bifunctional riboflavin kinase/FAD synthetase — protein MAVFRSLSEVATPCAVALGNFDGVHLGHQAVIQAVLGRAGIPTVLTFDPHPREYFTGKTGFLLAPERERTAAILALGIAQVLVLPFDELLAATEAGAFVEQVLVAGLGARFVSVGWNFRFGKERAGTTEMLQSYARAGAFDIEILAERQVRGRRVSSSVIREALGCGDLDLARLLLGRAYGLEGEVVRGDQRGRLLGFPTANLQVSGRKFLPKDGVYLVSARWGVQQRWGLLNLGLRPTFDGLKRTIEVHVLDWEGDLYGQHIKITLERYLRPEQKFGSPGELVAQLHRDREAALKEIAGNP, from the coding sequence ATGGCGGTGTTTCGATCGCTCTCGGAGGTGGCGACGCCCTGTGCGGTGGCGCTGGGCAACTTCGACGGCGTTCACCTCGGCCATCAGGCGGTGATCCAGGCGGTCCTGGGCCGGGCGGGCATCCCGACGGTTCTGACCTTCGACCCGCATCCGCGCGAATATTTCACGGGCAAAACCGGGTTTTTGCTGGCCCCGGAGCGCGAGCGCACCGCCGCGATTTTGGCCCTGGGGATCGCCCAGGTGCTGGTGTTGCCTTTTGATGAACTACTGGCGGCCACCGAGGCGGGCGCCTTTGTCGAGCAGGTGCTGGTGGCGGGGCTCGGGGCGCGCTTTGTCTCGGTGGGCTGGAACTTTCGCTTCGGCAAGGAGCGCGCCGGCACCACCGAGATGCTCCAGAGCTATGCGCGCGCGGGGGCGTTTGATATCGAGATTCTGGCGGAGCGGCAGGTAAGGGGCCGGCGCGTCAGCAGTTCGGTGATTCGCGAAGCTCTAGGTTGCGGCGATCTCGATCTGGCCCGGTTGCTGCTCGGTCGCGCCTACGGCCTCGAAGGCGAGGTGGTGCGAGGCGATCAGCGCGGCCGTTTGTTGGGATTTCCGACTGCGAATTTGCAGGTGAGCGGGCGCAAGTTTCTGCCCAAGGACGGTGTGTACCTGGTGAGTGCGCGCTGGGGAGTGCAGCAGCGCTGGGGGTTGCTCAATCTCGGGCTGCGCCCCACCTTCGACGGTCTGAAACGCACCATCGAGGTGCATGTGCTCGATTGGGAAGGCGATCTGTACGGCCAGCACATCAAGATCACCCTGGAACGCTACTTGCGCCCTGAGCAAAAATTCGGCTCGCCGGGCGAACTGGTGGCGCAGTTGCACCGCGACCGCGAAGCAGCTCTCAAAGAGATTGCCGGTAACCCGTAG